The window AGGCCGAGCCTGCCGACGACGGCAGCTACGCCATCTCCGGGACAAAAATCTTCATCTCGGCGGGCGAGCATGATCTCGCCGAGAACATCATCCACCTGGTGCTCGCGCGCCTCCCGGACGCGCCCGCCGGCATCAAGGGCATCAGCCTTTTTCTCGTACCGAAATTCCTGCCGAACGATGACGGCGAGGCCGGCCCACGCAACGGCGTTGCGTGCGGGTCGATCGAGCACAAGATGGGCATCAAGGCATCCGCCACCTGCGTGATGAACTTCGATGCCGCCAAAGGCTGGCTGGTGGGCGAGCCCCATCGCGGCATGCGCGCCATGTTCACCATGATGAACGACGCCCGCCTCGAGGTCGGCATCCAGGGCCTCGGCATCGCCGAGACCGCCTACCAAAGCGCGGCCGCCTACGCCAAGGACCGGCGCCAGGGCCGGGCACTCACCGGATCCAAGGAACCGGATCAACCTGCGGACAGGTTGCTGGTCCATCCGGATGTGCGGCGCATGCTGCTCACCATGCGCGCGTTCAGCGAGGGGGGCCGCGCGCTCGCCTACTGGACCGGCATGCAGCTCGACATCTCGGAAAAGCACCCGGATCCCGAGGCGCGCCAGGCGGCGGATGACGTGGTTGCGCTGCTGACGCCGGTCATCAAGGCCTACTTCACCGACGAGGGCTTCAACAACGCCCATCTCGGCATCCAGTGCATGGGCGGCCACGGCTACATCGCCGAATGGGGCATGGAGCAGCTGATGCGCGACGCCCGCATCACGCTCCTCTATGAAGGCGCAAACGGCGTCCAGGCCCTCGACCTGGTCGGCCGAAAGCTGCCGCAAAAATTCGGCCGCCTGCTTCGGAGCGTCTTCCATCCGGTGATGGCGTTCATCGAGGAGCACCAGGCGGACCAGGACCTCGCCGAGTTCGTTCTCCCCATGGCCAAAGCCTTCTCCCGCCTCCAGCAGGTCACCCTGCACATCGCCCAGGCCGGCCTCAAAAACCCGGATGAGGCGGCGGCCGCCTCCGTCGACTACCTCCGCCTCTTCGCCCTGGTCACCCTCGCCTATATGTGGGTCCAG is drawn from Acidobacteriota bacterium and contains these coding sequences:
- a CDS encoding acyl-CoA dehydrogenase C-terminal domain-containing protein, producing the protein MTVYTAPERDMKFVLHELLEVEKLAALPGYEEATADTIDAIIEEAGKVAEEVLFPLNQPGDREGCVFENGVVRTPEGFKDAYDQFTEAGWSALSADPAYGGQGLPKAVRLLVDEMVCSANLSFGMYPGLTMGAYNAIIKHGTDEQKDTYLPKMVEGRWSGTMCLTEPQCGTDLGLIRTKAEPADDGSYAISGTKIFISAGEHDLAENIIHLVLARLPDAPAGIKGISLFLVPKFLPNDDGEAGPRNGVACGSIEHKMGIKASATCVMNFDAAKGWLVGEPHRGMRAMFTMMNDARLEVGIQGLGIAETAYQSAAAYAKDRRQGRALTGSKEPDQPADRLLVHPDVRRMLLTMRAFSEGGRALAYWTGMQLDISEKHPDPEARQAADDVVALLTPVIKAYFTDEGFNNAHLGIQCMGGHGYIAEWGMEQLMRDARITLLYEGANGVQALDLVGRKLPQKFGRLLRSVFHPVMAFIEEHQADQDLAEFVLPMAKAFSRLQQVTLHIAQAGLKNPDEAAAASVDYLRLFALVTLAYMWVQMVKVSKEKLANGANGDATFYNAKIQTARFFMTKILPENSALFAKIMAGSKPLMALEEESF